In Deltaproteobacteria bacterium, the following proteins share a genomic window:
- a CDS encoding acetyl-CoA hydrolase/transferase family protein: MTAADQYRAKLSSAADAAARIPDGAFVVQGNAVGEPPALLTAIAARARAGGLTRLEMTSLLPLAASAGSTLAPDLRGVIHWRSIFASGADRAAIAAGEAVAAPAYFHQVPRIYREFLKIDVALIHVSRVDRHGYMSLGVGVDSARAAVDSAALVLAQVNDHMPRVHGDTWVHVSEVDAVVEHSAPLIELPAPAVRPEDAAMGRIIAEMIPDGATLQLGIGGVPSAVARSLMSHRDLGIHTEMFVDPMVDLIEAGVATGRRKTLHAGKAVFAFAAGSRRMYEFLDDNPAVESHPVSYTNHPPNIARNDGLVSVNSTIEIDLTGQCCSESMGPTQWSGTGGQHDFARGAFESRGGKSIIAFYSTAKKGEVSRVVPMLRPGAVVTTPRTEVHWVVSEHGAACLKGKSTADRARALIGLAHPKFRDELTAEAKRLGYL, from the coding sequence ATGACGGCTGCCGACCAGTATCGCGCCAAGCTCAGCAGCGCCGCCGACGCGGCGGCGAGGATCCCTGACGGCGCCTTCGTGGTGCAGGGAAACGCGGTCGGGGAACCCCCGGCGCTGCTCACGGCGATCGCGGCGCGCGCCCGGGCCGGCGGTCTCACCCGCCTCGAGATGACCTCGCTCCTGCCGCTCGCGGCGTCGGCCGGATCGACGCTCGCGCCCGATCTCCGCGGGGTGATCCACTGGCGCTCGATCTTCGCGAGCGGCGCCGACCGCGCCGCCATCGCGGCGGGCGAGGCGGTCGCGGCGCCGGCCTACTTCCACCAGGTGCCGCGCATCTACCGCGAGTTCCTGAAGATCGACGTCGCGCTGATCCACGTCTCGCGCGTCGATCGCCACGGCTACATGAGCCTCGGCGTCGGCGTCGACAGCGCGCGCGCCGCGGTCGACAGCGCCGCTCTCGTCCTCGCACAGGTGAACGACCACATGCCGCGGGTGCACGGCGACACCTGGGTTCACGTCTCCGAGGTCGACGCGGTCGTCGAGCACTCGGCGCCGCTCATCGAGCTTCCGGCTCCCGCCGTGCGTCCGGAGGATGCCGCCATGGGCCGCATCATCGCCGAGATGATCCCGGACGGCGCTACGCTCCAGCTCGGCATCGGTGGCGTGCCGAGCGCCGTCGCGCGCTCCCTCATGAGCCACCGGGATCTCGGCATCCACACCGAGATGTTCGTCGATCCGATGGTCGACCTCATCGAGGCCGGCGTCGCGACCGGCCGGCGCAAGACGCTTCACGCGGGAAAGGCCGTGTTCGCCTTCGCCGCCGGCTCGCGCCGCATGTACGAGTTCCTCGACGACAACCCCGCCGTCGAGTCGCATCCCGTTTCGTACACCAACCACCCGCCGAACATCGCCCGCAACGACGGCCTCGTCTCGGTGAACTCGACGATCGAGATCGACCTGACCGGCCAGTGCTGCTCCGAGTCGATGGGTCCGACGCAGTGGAGCGGCACCGGCGGCCAGCACGACTTCGCGCGCGGCGCCTTCGAATCGCGGGGCGGGAAGTCGATCATCGCCTTCTACTCGACCGCGAAGAAGGGCGAGGTGTCGCGCGTCGTGCCGATGCTCCGGCCGGGCGCGGTCGTCACGACGCCGCGCACGGAGGTGCACTGGGTCGTGTCGGAGCACGGGGCCGCCTGCCTCAAGGGCAAGAGCACGGCCGATCGCGCCCGCGCGCTGATCGGTCTCGCCCACCCGAAGTTTCGCGACGAGCTCACGGCCGAGGCGAAGCGGCTCGGCTACCTCTGA
- a CDS encoding cupin domain-containing protein, with amino-acid sequence MVLAACASAHAADTPSAPVPILPEALSWASPPGNPAVRGAWVVGSERAAGPYLFRVRLDSGARIPPHVHSDARNTTVLSGTLWVGFGETVDDARLVAVPAGAVYVAPAGVPHWIAAKEDPVVYQESGLGPTATTPSPHR; translated from the coding sequence CTGGTGCTCGCGGCGTGTGCGTCCGCGCATGCGGCGGACACTCCGTCGGCACCCGTGCCGATCCTTCCCGAGGCGCTTTCCTGGGCGAGCCCGCCGGGGAATCCCGCCGTCCGGGGCGCGTGGGTGGTGGGCAGCGAGCGCGCGGCGGGCCCGTATCTCTTCCGGGTGCGCCTCGATTCCGGAGCCCGCATCCCGCCGCACGTCCATTCCGACGCGCGCAACACGACGGTGCTCTCCGGGACACTGTGGGTCGGGTTCGGCGAGACCGTCGACGATGCGCGGCTCGTCGCCGTCCCGGCGGGTGCGGTGTACGTCGCGCCCGCCGGCGTCCCGCACTGGATCGCCGCCAAGGAGGACCCGGTCGTCTACCAGGAGTCGGGTCTCGGTCCGACTGCGACGACGCCCAGTCCACACCGATAG
- a CDS encoding LamG domain-containing protein: protein MPIRFHFALGVIFALLLVASPGEATAAALSLRFHGHGVGGIDRVRIPIDAPARPIDVGGDFTLEWWMRAAPADNTSGACAPGSDNWITGNVLADRDVYFDGDHGDFGVSLHGGVIAFGAHNGTAGAGICGATTVADNAWHHVAVTRTAATGALTVWVDGALDASGAGPTGDLSYRDGRSTSFPNDPYLVLGAEKHDAGSNYPSYDGFLDELRVSTIVRYASAFTPPSTPFATDASTVGLFHFDEGPAGPCTGAVLDDSGAAGGPSSGACVYGGSAPAGPEYSAIVPFGAGPTPTPAPTPSCAAAPLAGCRTPAAPAKAFVQIRDRTPDDKDALAWKWMRGAVTTLADFGNPLAGTDYRLCLYDGGGRIAAAVIPGGGTCGTKPCWKATSTSFRYTTKSATPGGIESVTLKQGLVAGKAQILVRGRGTLLDTPAPDSIVSPLRVQLVNDLGTCWEATYSFPPALKLVPAELKDRAD from the coding sequence ATGCCGATCCGCTTCCACTTCGCGCTCGGCGTGATCTTCGCGTTGCTTCTCGTCGCGTCCCCCGGGGAGGCGACCGCCGCCGCGCTCTCGCTCCGCTTCCACGGTCACGGCGTCGGCGGAATCGACCGCGTGCGCATCCCCATCGACGCGCCGGCGCGTCCGATCGACGTAGGCGGCGACTTCACGCTCGAGTGGTGGATGCGAGCGGCTCCCGCCGACAATACGAGCGGCGCCTGCGCGCCGGGATCCGACAACTGGATCACCGGCAACGTCCTCGCCGACCGTGACGTCTATTTCGATGGCGACCATGGCGACTTCGGCGTCTCGCTGCACGGCGGCGTGATCGCGTTCGGGGCGCACAACGGGACGGCGGGCGCCGGCATCTGCGGCGCGACGACCGTCGCCGACAACGCGTGGCACCACGTCGCCGTGACGCGGACGGCCGCAACCGGGGCGCTCACGGTCTGGGTCGATGGCGCGCTCGACGCGAGCGGCGCCGGGCCGACCGGCGACCTGAGCTATCGCGACGGACGGAGCACGAGCTTCCCGAACGATCCGTATCTCGTGCTCGGCGCCGAGAAGCACGACGCGGGCTCCAACTATCCTTCCTACGACGGATTTCTCGACGAGCTGCGCGTGTCGACGATCGTCCGTTACGCGAGCGCGTTCACGCCGCCGTCGACGCCCTTCGCGACCGACGCATCGACCGTCGGTCTCTTCCATTTCGACGAGGGACCCGCGGGACCGTGCACCGGCGCGGTGCTCGACGATTCGGGCGCGGCGGGCGGGCCGAGCAGCGGCGCGTGCGTCTATGGCGGGAGCGCGCCCGCCGGCCCCGAGTACTCGGCGATCGTCCCGTTCGGGGCGGGCCCAACGCCGACGCCCGCGCCGACGCCTTCCTGCGCCGCCGCGCCGCTCGCCGGCTGCCGGACGCCGGCCGCGCCCGCGAAGGCCTTCGTCCAGATCCGCGACCGTACCCCCGACGACAAGGACGCGCTCGCGTGGAAGTGGATGCGGGGCGCCGTTACGACCCTCGCCGACTTCGGGAATCCCCTCGCCGGCACCGACTACCGGCTCTGCCTGTACGACGGCGGCGGCCGGATCGCGGCGGCGGTGATCCCCGGCGGCGGCACCTGCGGCACGAAGCCGTGCTGGAAGGCGACGTCGACCTCGTTCCGCTACACCACCAAGAGCGCGACGCCGGGCGGCATCGAAAGCGTGACCCTCAAGCAAGGGCTCGTCGCCGGCAAAGCGCAGATCCTCGTACGCGGCCGCGGCACTCTCCTCGACACGCCCGCGCCCGACTCCATCGTCTCCCCGCTCCGCGTGCAGCTCGTGAACGATCTCGGAACCTGCTGGGAAGCGACCTACTCGTTTCCTCCCGCGCTGAAGCTCGTGCCCGCCGAACTCAAGGATCGCGCCGACTGA
- a CDS encoding NAD-dependent epimerase, which translates to MRAMRFLVTGAAGFIGSHVAHKLLDRGDEVVGLDNVNDYYDPKLKEARLARLTSRKGFTFVKLDLANRQGMEELFAKYRFPRVIHLAAQAGVRYSITHPYAYIEANIIGFQHILEGCRHNGCEHLTYASTSSVYGANTAMPFSVHHHVNHPLTLYAATKKANELFAHTYSNLFALPTTGLRFFTVYGPWGRPDMALFLFAKNILAGKPIDVFNHGKHTRDFTYVDDITEGVVRAADQPTVRDANWRSDEPDPATSSAPWRVFNIGNGKPVELLRYIEVLERELGKKAEMNLLPLQPGDVPDTSADVQALVDAVGYRPDTPVEVGVKRFVEWYRSYYRV; encoded by the coding sequence ATGCGCGCTATGCGCTTTCTCGTCACCGGCGCCGCCGGGTTCATCGGGTCGCACGTGGCCCACAAGCTGCTCGACCGCGGCGACGAGGTGGTCGGGCTCGACAACGTCAACGACTACTACGACCCGAAGCTCAAGGAGGCGCGGCTCGCGCGCCTCACCTCCCGCAAGGGCTTCACCTTCGTGAAGCTCGACCTCGCGAACCGCCAGGGCATGGAGGAGCTCTTCGCGAAGTACCGCTTTCCGCGCGTCATCCACCTCGCGGCGCAGGCCGGCGTCCGCTACTCGATCACGCACCCGTACGCGTACATCGAGGCCAACATCATCGGCTTCCAGCACATCCTGGAAGGCTGCCGCCACAACGGCTGCGAGCACCTGACCTACGCGAGCACGAGCTCGGTCTACGGCGCCAACACCGCGATGCCGTTCTCCGTGCACCACCACGTGAACCACCCGCTGACACTCTACGCGGCGACGAAGAAGGCGAACGAGCTCTTCGCCCACACCTATTCCAACCTCTTCGCGCTGCCGACCACCGGTCTTCGCTTCTTCACCGTCTACGGCCCGTGGGGCCGTCCCGACATGGCGCTCTTTCTCTTCGCCAAGAACATCCTCGCCGGGAAGCCGATCGACGTCTTCAACCACGGCAAGCACACCCGCGACTTCACCTACGTCGACGACATCACGGAGGGCGTCGTGCGGGCCGCCGACCAGCCGACCGTGCGTGACGCCAACTGGCGGAGCGACGAGCCGGATCCGGCGACCAGCTCGGCGCCGTGGCGCGTCTTCAACATCGGGAACGGCAAGCCGGTCGAGCTGCTGCGCTACATCGAGGTGCTCGAGCGGGAGCTCGGCAAGAAGGCCGAGATGAACCTGCTGCCTCTCCAGCCCGGCGACGTACCCGACACGAGCGCCGACGTGCAGGCGCTGGTCGACGCGGTCGGCTACCGCCCGGATACGCCGGTCGAGGTCGGCGTGAAGCGCTTCGTCGAGTGGTACCGGTCGTACTACCGGGTCTGA